The DNA region TACGTGAAGGTAAGGTAGTGGGGCTTGTAACCATTAGGTCTAATGGTAAAGTCTGTGCCCTGCGAAAGAATATTTGGAAATATTATGGGGGTATGGTCTTCTTTAGAGATGGTAGTATTAGTATGCCAAAGGCTTATGGCGTTGTGTTGCGGGATATGAATTCCGAAACTGTAGCAACTATAGAGCAGCACGCAAGAAATAATATAGAATTAACCTTAGATGGCGTAATTGACTTCATCAATAATAGACATAAGCATTTGACCAATGATTATAAGGTCTTTAAAGAGCAATTTGTTGTTTGTTGGGCAGGGAATAAAAAAACGGTGAAGGACAACGTCTATTATTCACGTGTGGATATTGAACTGATCAACGAACAGGTTAGGCTTTTCTATTCGGCCTTGGATGAAATAAGTATTGATTATGATGAGGATTCCTTTACAATGATTGAATATGTGCAATTAGGACTGGGTTCTAAACAGCGGTATTTTCAGTTAGAAAAAGTAGTCATTAATTTTTTTGATAACGGAACCTATAAAATAGAAAGCCACTTAATCTTTGACCCTCCCAAATACAACAAAAAGAATCTTTTTCATATTTGGAATGCCAATAACGCTATGCTGGAGAAAATTAAGAAAAAGATAGAATTAAAACCAGCGGAGAAAGTGGATTTAAAATATCTGCCCGACAGCTATTTAATTTGTTACCTAAACGGTTTTGACGAGGCGAAAGAACAAATGGAGATGGCGCGTTCGTTATTGAAAAAAGGGTACCCCAAAGTATATTTAGGTATTAAGGAGGCCTTGAGAATTTTAAGAAAGGTGAGATATAATTGATTAATCTTTGAACACCGCTTCATTATCAGGTAACGAAGGGATGGCACCGTATCCCGTGGTGGTAACTGCTCCGGCCTTGTTAGCAATTGCAACCATTTCTAGCAGTTGATCGTAATTCGTTAAGATTTTTGAAGGTTCGCCTAAATTAGATATTTGATATAAAAGGCAACCAATAAAGGCATCGCCTGCACCTGTAGTATCTACAGGGCTAACCTTGATGCTTTCTATTATAGTTTTCTGCTTCAATGTACTAACCAATGTGCCCTTTCCGCCTAAGGTGACACAAATGGTAGGACATCCTATTTCATGTATAATATTACAGGCGCGTTCTAAATCACTTTCACCCGAAATTAATTGGGCCTCTTCTTCACTAAACTTACATAAATGCGATTTTTCAATGAACCTCAAGCTTTTTCGCACAAAGGTTTCTTCTTCACCTTTCCATAGATCCTCTCTAAAATTAGGGTCAAAGCTGATGAAAGCATTTTGGGTTAGCGCATCAAATAAATAGCGGTCATATGATTCTTCTAATCCACCTCCCAAAAAACCGGTTGCTGCACCAAAATGGACTATATTTCCTTTGAGTTGTTTTTTTAATGATGAGTCATATTTAAGTTTTTTGTCAGCGCCTCTGCTAAAGACAAAATCTCGTTCGCCATCTTCCGCTAAAGACACAAAAGCCATTGTGGTAAAGGTTTTAGAACGTTGGGCAAGGGAAATGTCCACCCTGTTTTCTTTAAGCACATTCAGTAAAAATGTTCCAAAAGGGTCGTTTCCGACCGCTCCAATGAATTGACCCTTACCTCCCAATTTGGAAATGGCACAAGCTACATTTGCAGGTGCTCCACCCGCTTTTTTGGTGAATTCATTTGCTTTTGAAAGGTCGTTTCCTTGCTTAATGGCCACAAAATCTATAAGTAATTCTCCTATGCAGTATATGGTTTTCATTATGAATAGTGTGGTTTTTAAGATTTTACCAATTATAACTTTGCGCTTTGCAAGTACATGCTGAGTTGGGTCAAATTTATGTTATTTATCCCATCAAATCGAAATTGCGCTAACCCTTCTTTGTCCCTTTTCAAGAAATCCCCTACCTTATTAAAAATTTTAAACTTCACTAGAAATGGATTTGTTCAACGAAATAAAGAAGAAGCTTAGCCATGAGTTTATAGATATAATTGAATGGCTAGATAATACTGATGAAACCATTGTTCATCGTTTTGAGCGGTATCAAAATGAAATAAAAAACAATGCCAAATTGATTGTTCGTGAAGGACAGACGGCGGTTTTTATCAATGAGGGGCAGTTGGCCGATGTTTTTAAGCCCGGTACCTATACCCTCAATACGAAGAACCTACCAATTCTTACTACTTTAAAAGGGTGGAAGTACGGTTTTGATAGCCCATTTAAGGCGGAGGTCTATTTTGTGAATACGCATTTGTTTACCGATGAAAAATGGGGAACGAAAAACCCGGTGATGTTGAGCGATGAGCGCTTTGGGTTAGTGGAGATACGGGCTTTTGGCACCTATAGTTTTAGAATAAAAGACCCGGGAAAATTTGTTGTAGATGTAGTGGGTACGGACGGTAATTTTACGAACTATGAGGTTAATGAACATCTAAAAAGTTTGATTGTCACTCGTTTTACGGATACGGTTGGTGAAGCCAATTTGCCCATAGAACTTTACGCCGCTAATACCAATGAACTTTCAGAAACGTGCCAAGAGGTAATGCAACCTGAATTTGGGCGAGTAGGTATAGAACTAGAGCGTTTCTATATTGAAAATGTTTCTATGCCCGAAGAACTCAAGAAAGAAATTTTTGAATATAGCAGGTTAGATAAGTTAGACATGGTCAAACTTTCTCAATTTAAGGCCGCGAAAGCTATGGAGGCTGCTGCCAAAAATGAAGGAGGTACAGCAGGTGCCGGCATGGGCATGGGCATGGGTTTTGTATTAGCACAACAAATGGGGAATATGATGAGCCCGCAGGCAACACAACAACCGTTTGGTGGTCAGGCACAAGCAGCTTCCGTGCCACCACCAATGCCAGTTCAAGTTCAGTATTTTTATGCGGCCAACGGTCAGCAGAACGGACCAGTTCCTTTTGATAAGTTAAAAGAACTTTTTGCTAGTAGAACCATTAACAGAGATTCATTGGTTTGGAAACAGGGAATGCAAAACTGGACGGCTTTAAAGGAGGTAGAAGAGTTAAAATCCTTTTTAGGGGGTAATACACCACCGCCGTTACCAAATTAAGATACAAGCTGCTTTTGTCATATGCAAATACTGAGTTTAGAAATTGAGGTAAACTGATTGATGGAAGAAGAAACAAAACAATCGGAACATAAAAAGGCGTGTGCCAATTGTGGTGCCGAGTTAAAGTTCAGACCAGGTTCGCATCAACTAAAATGTGAATATTGCGGTTATGAAGAGTTTATAGAACAGACCAAAAGTAGTTTTGAAGAGCTAGAACTTCAGCATTACCTGACAGTAGTGGGCGAGAACGCCTATACAGAAACTATTGATATACTCCATTGCAAAAATTGTGGTGCGAATCAACACGTAGAGGAGAATTATAAATCACTAAACTGTATATACTGCAGTGAGCCCTTAATTCTCGAAGATGTAGAAAGAGAGGGTTGGATTGTGCCCGGAGCTCTCGTTCCATTTCAGATGGATGCCAAAAAGGCAAAAGCAACTTTCAAAACATGGGTTGGTGGGCTCTGGTTTGCGCCAAATAAGTTGAAACGAGCTGCTCTTGATCCAGAAGGGTTACATGGTTTATATCTGCCGTATTGGACGTTTGACGCTAATTTAAATGCTCAATACCAAGGACAAAGAGGTGACTATTATTACGAGACCAAGCGGGTACGCACCAAAAATGGCATTCAAAAACGAAAAGTTAGAAAAACACGTTGGTCTTCTGCATCTGGTGCTGTAAATGGTTTTGTTGATGATATTCTAATTAACGCTTCTGAAAAAAAACGAAAAGACATTCCTGCAAAGATTGCATTTTGGAATGTTAAGGAGTTAGTTCCTTTCAATTCAAAGTATTTGTCGGGTTTTGTAACAGAGAAATATACGGTATCGCTTAAAGAAGGACACCATTCCTCATTTCAGAAAGCAAAGGAGATTGCCAATACGTGGATCAGAAAAGATATAGGTGGTGATACCCAACGAATTTCTCATGCTGACATTAAACTTTCCGACGAAACGTTCAAACATATACTGCTTCCGGTTTATATCAGTTCATATCGCTATAACGGTAAAGAATATAACTTTTACATTAATGGTCAGACGGGGGAATTAAGCGGTAGTAGACCGTATTCTTTCTGGAAAATATTTTTTTTGATACTTTTTATTCTTGCTATCATTGGTATAATTACGATTTTTGCACAATGAGAACATTGGTAATAGGTGATATACACTCTGGTTTAAGAGGTTTAAAACAAGTGCTTGAAAGAGCAAAAGTAACTTCTGACGATAAACTTATTTTTTTAGGCGATTATGTAGATGGTTGGAGCGAAGCAGCCGAAACGGTCAATTTTTTAATTGCACTAAATAAAACCCATAACTGCACATTTGTTAGAGGAAACCATGATGAACTTTGTTTAGAGTGGTTGCGAGATGATAAGGACAATCCACTTTGGTTACAACACGGTGGCGGTGCTACATTGGCTTCCTATGAAAGAACGGATGATGAGACTAAAAAGGATCACATTCTTTTCTATCAGAGTCTTGAAAATTATTATTTGGATGCTAAAAATAGACTCTTCCTTCATGCGGGTTTTACCAATTTAAAAGGCGTAGACCATGAATATTTTAAGGAAACTTTTTATTGGGATCGCACACTTTGGGAGTTGGCAAGGTCTTTGAACCCAGACCTAAAAGAAACTGAATCTGACTATCCTAAACGGTTGACACAATACAAAGAGATTTTTATTGGTCATACGCCTATTACAAAAATCGGAGTAGCGGAGCCAAAGCAGGCAGCCAATGTTTGGAATGTAGATACAGGAGCCGCTTTTAAAGGACCGCTTTCAATGTTAGATGTTGATACAAAGATGGTTTGGCAGAGCGACCCAGTTCATACCCTGTACCCAAATGAACCGGGTAGGAATTGAAAATAGACAGTTTATTTTCATGTTTTCATTAGATAATTACGATCTTTACAAAAAATAGAACTATGTCCGAAAAGAACATAAGATTAGAGGTGATGCAGGCAATTGAGCCGCAGGTGGATGGGTTTATGGATTCTTTTCTCATAAAGCCAGAAGACATATGGCAACCTACGGACTTCTTACCTGACTCGGAAAGTGATAGTTTCTTAGAATCGGTAAGGGAACTTAGAGGAGAAGCTAAAGAATTAGGATACGATTTTTGGGTAACTATGGTAGCGGATACCATTACTGAGGAAGCCCTGCCAACATATGAGTCATGGCTTATGGATGTTGAGGGAATTGACCAACATGGCCCTAATAAAAAAAACGGCTGGTCCAAGTGGGTTAGAGCTTGGACGGCAGAGGAAAATCGTCATGGAGATGTATTGAACAAGTATCTCTACTTATCCGGAAGAGTAAATATGCGTGAAATAGAGATTACCACACAGCATTTAATTTCCGATGGTTTTGATATTGGAACCGATAGAGATCCGTATAAGAACTTCGTTTATACTTCATTTCAGGAATTGGCCACCAACATATCTCACAAGAGGGTTGGTCAAATGGCTAAGAAAAAAGGAAATGTTTTATTAGGTAAGATGTGTACCATTATTGCAGGTGATGAAATGCGTCACCATTTGGCATATAGAGAGTTTGTGAAAACCATTTTTGGCGAAGACCCATCTGGTATGATGCTGGCTTTTGCAGATATGATGAAGAAGAAAATTGTGATGCCAGCTCATTTTTTACGTGAATCCGGTGGAACAATAGGAACGGCATTTGAGAATTTTTCTAATTGTGCACAGCGTTTAGGTGTTTATACGGCACAGGATTATGTTGATATTCTTAGAAAACTAAATGCGTATTGGGAGCTTGATAAGGTAAGAAGCCTTTCTGACGAAGCTGAAAAAGCACGAGACTACCTGATTAAGTTACCAGCAAGATTGGAGCGGATTTCAGAAAGAATGAAATTTCCTGAAGATCAGTATAAATTTAAGTGGGTAGATGCTAACGGCATGATTTAATTCCGTAGACCTTCTCAAAACATTCTAAATCAAAAAATCCGACTCGTTACAGAATCGGATTTTTTTTGCTTAAGTAGGTATATTCTTTTTTCTCTAGGTCAAATAACGGATTGGGGTTCGTTACTTGTTTCGGTTAAGTTTTAGAGTCGATTTGGGGTCAATACTATCACTTAATTACACTGTAAACTTACGGTAGATTCTCGTTTCTCCTAAATTATTGTTGTGAACTAAGGCTATATAGTTGTGAAAAATATAAGAAGTACGGTTTTCTCGATGAATGACCTATAGTAATAGAAAAACCCTCCGTTGAGGGAGGGTTCATTTGAATAGTAAAAGTTGAAAATTATAACTTTCCGTGGTCATGTTCATCTTGCCATCTGGCAAGCTCGGCCCATTTACCCTCATAACACATTTTTGCTTGCATGGGCCAAGATGCAGGGTCGTGAATTTTATAACGGTCGCCCCCGCCTTTAAGTACTTCTTGGCATCTGGCTACAGATGTTTCGGATAGCGCTTTCCATGTATCTATACCTTCAGCTTGAAAAAGGCCTTCTATTTTTGGTCCGATACCTTCAACCACTTTTAAATTATTTTCTTTAACAGTTTTTCCGATTGCTGCTTTTGCCGCTGCTGCATCAAAAGGAATTAGTACTGGTTCAGGAGCCATTGCTATAGGTGCTGCTGCGGCAACGCTTCCTAACGAACTGGACACATCCGGTTCTGGAGTTGTTAAAAGTTTTTGGTTACATGCTTCTAAATCGGCTTTTAGTTTTGCATTCTTGTCATGGCAACGCTTTAAATCTTCGGAGTTGTCTATTATCTTGTTACTTCCTTTGCCTATAAGATATCCCAGAATACCACATATCACACCTACAATAAGGGGGATTATCCAGCACCAAATGTTTATGTTTTCTGATTCCATTTTAATTCAATTTAGTTTGTAGATTATTTAATAGTTATTACGGTTCGTCTGTTTTTTGCCCTTCCCTCCTCAGTGTCGTTGGTGGCAATAGGGTCTTTTGACCCTTTGGAGTCTGCTTTAATTCTACTTTCGGATATGCCATTTTGTATAAGGTAGGCCTTTGCAAAATCCGCTCTTTGTTGACCCAGTCTCATGTTGGTACTACGGCTACCTTCACTATCAGTATAACCTGTGATCTGGCACTGAGCTTTTGCCACCTTATCAAGGTAGTGTGTAATGTCCGCTATTTTCTGTCGCTGCTCTTCCGATGGGTTGATGGAAGCTTCGGCGGTATCAAAATACAGGATTAACGGGTTCGCTGTTATTTTATCATACATGGCTTTTATTTCGTCTTCAGCATCTTCCGAGACCTCTTCTATAGCGAAGTCTACAGGTCCGTGGTAGATGTTATTGTCCGGAACCATGTTGTCCATTAGTTTCCCATTGGTATTTATCTGTGAAGATGGAATTTCTTGAGAGACCAAATAGTTCTTTACGGAATTTGCACGGGCCAAACCTAGGTTGGGAAAAGCTGAATTATTTTTTTCGTCACTGGTATAATACCCGGTAATGTTCAGTACTTTATTCTCATTATTGGTCATAAAGTTTTTCAGCCCAGGTAAGATTCCATTTCTTACATTTTCTGAAACAGGTTCCAGATAGTTGGGTGACGACATGTTAAAGTTAAAGTTATCTTCGGTAGAATAGGCAAAGTCACCTGCGCCCAAAGCAAAAGGATAGGAAGTTGCTTTTGGAGCAACCGGGGCAGGTGTCACTGATTTTTCTGGCTCTTCTTTTTGTGAAACGATTGTGCCGCAATAGCTACAACACGAAAAATAGAAATACGTACCTACTAGAATGGTAATGATAATACCAAGTAGGTAAAGGGTGGTGTTTTTCATAGTTAATGGGTTATAAGTGTTTAGAGTACAATGTATTAAAAAAAACCAAATAATTTCTAAATCTAAAAAATTAATAGGTAAAGTACTACAAAAAATTCACAGAACACTAATTTATGAATTAGACTTATAATTTTTGATGCTCTTTGGGCTTTCTTGGTCCGAAATACAAAAGAGAGCTTAACTTGTTGTAAATGTATTGTTTATGTCTTCTGTTGATTTAGGAAGAAGTGAAAATACTACTCAATACTAAGGATAGCTTCTGATAATTGGATTTGATGAATTTTTTTGAACCGTACCGATTATACATGAAAACGAGCAAGTTATAGGGGTATTCCATAGGGTCATACATTATCGCTTTTTGTGCTGACCTAAGATAGATACATTTATAGTGCAAAACAGATGGACCAAAACACACAAGTTATGAAAGTTGAAATAATAAAGGTAGCAACCTTTGTTTGCATGTTTATAGTCTTGGGCATACAGACATTACTTCAAGGAAGTTGGAGAGTGGGCAAGACGAAGCCAATAAAAGGTGGTCAAAATAGAATATAACCATCATAAAGAATTTTAATACGTTCTTAAAATAGTTATTTGAGTTAGTGTTTTAAAAACCCGCTAATTTTTCGTTTGTCTATTCGGGGGAAGGACAAGTGATTAACGGCGGGTTTTCACATATATAAACACTTAAATCCTAAAGGTCAAATTTTATGCCTTGTGCT from Zobellia alginiliquefaciens includes:
- a CDS encoding OmpA family protein, with protein sequence MKNTTLYLLGIIITILVGTYFYFSCCSYCGTIVSQKEEPEKSVTPAPVAPKATSYPFALGAGDFAYSTEDNFNFNMSSPNYLEPVSENVRNGILPGLKNFMTNNENKVLNITGYYTSDEKNNSAFPNLGLARANSVKNYLVSQEIPSSQINTNGKLMDNMVPDNNIYHGPVDFAIEEVSEDAEDEIKAMYDKITANPLILYFDTAEASINPSEEQRQKIADITHYLDKVAKAQCQITGYTDSEGSRSTNMRLGQQRADFAKAYLIQNGISESRIKADSKGSKDPIATNDTEEGRAKNRRTVITIK
- a CDS encoding acyl-ACP desaturase, which produces MSEKNIRLEVMQAIEPQVDGFMDSFLIKPEDIWQPTDFLPDSESDSFLESVRELRGEAKELGYDFWVTMVADTITEEALPTYESWLMDVEGIDQHGPNKKNGWSKWVRAWTAEENRHGDVLNKYLYLSGRVNMREIEITTQHLISDGFDIGTDRDPYKNFVYTSFQELATNISHKRVGQMAKKKGNVLLGKMCTIIAGDEMRHHLAYREFVKTIFGEDPSGMMLAFADMMKKKIVMPAHFLRESGGTIGTAFENFSNCAQRLGVYTAQDYVDILRKLNAYWELDKVRSLSDEAEKARDYLIKLPARLERISERMKFPEDQYKFKWVDANGMI
- a CDS encoding DNA helicase PriA, producing the protein MEEETKQSEHKKACANCGAELKFRPGSHQLKCEYCGYEEFIEQTKSSFEELELQHYLTVVGENAYTETIDILHCKNCGANQHVEENYKSLNCIYCSEPLILEDVEREGWIVPGALVPFQMDAKKAKATFKTWVGGLWFAPNKLKRAALDPEGLHGLYLPYWTFDANLNAQYQGQRGDYYYETKRVRTKNGIQKRKVRKTRWSSASGAVNGFVDDILINASEKKRKDIPAKIAFWNVKELVPFNSKYLSGFVTEKYTVSLKEGHHSSFQKAKEIANTWIRKDIGGDTQRISHADIKLSDETFKHILLPVYISSYRYNGKEYNFYINGQTGELSGSRPYSFWKIFFLILFILAIIGIITIFAQ
- a CDS encoding carbohydrate kinase family protein produces the protein MKTIYCIGELLIDFVAIKQGNDLSKANEFTKKAGGAPANVACAISKLGGKGQFIGAVGNDPFGTFLLNVLKENRVDISLAQRSKTFTTMAFVSLAEDGERDFVFSRGADKKLKYDSSLKKQLKGNIVHFGAATGFLGGGLEESYDRYLFDALTQNAFISFDPNFREDLWKGEEETFVRKSLRFIEKSHLCKFSEEEAQLISGESDLERACNIIHEIGCPTICVTLGGKGTLVSTLKQKTIIESIKVSPVDTTGAGDAFIGCLLYQISNLGEPSKILTNYDQLLEMVAIANKAGAVTTTGYGAIPSLPDNEAVFKD
- a CDS encoding metallophosphoesterase, with the translated sequence MRTLVIGDIHSGLRGLKQVLERAKVTSDDKLIFLGDYVDGWSEAAETVNFLIALNKTHNCTFVRGNHDELCLEWLRDDKDNPLWLQHGGGATLASYERTDDETKKDHILFYQSLENYYLDAKNRLFLHAGFTNLKGVDHEYFKETFYWDRTLWELARSLNPDLKETESDYPKRLTQYKEIFIGHTPITKIGVAEPKQAANVWNVDTGAAFKGPLSMLDVDTKMVWQSDPVHTLYPNEPGRN
- a CDS encoding ATP-binding protein is translated as MINKRLLVKNLLAHNDENSFYDKKRFISIGEKEGKAKFLKHVCALANSNPENNSFIVIGVEDEDNKIVGVDFFDDSKIQNLVNAYLDNPPLISYENIPFPNLREGKVVGLVTIRSNGKVCALRKNIWKYYGGMVFFRDGSISMPKAYGVVLRDMNSETVATIEQHARNNIELTLDGVIDFINNRHKHLTNDYKVFKEQFVVCWAGNKKTVKDNVYYSRVDIELINEQVRLFYSALDEISIDYDEDSFTMIEYVQLGLGSKQRYFQLEKVVINFFDNGTYKIESHLIFDPPKYNKKNLFHIWNANNAMLEKIKKKIELKPAEKVDLKYLPDSYLICYLNGFDEAKEQMEMARSLLKKGYPKVYLGIKEALRILRKVRYN
- a CDS encoding SPFH domain-containing protein produces the protein MDLFNEIKKKLSHEFIDIIEWLDNTDETIVHRFERYQNEIKNNAKLIVREGQTAVFINEGQLADVFKPGTYTLNTKNLPILTTLKGWKYGFDSPFKAEVYFVNTHLFTDEKWGTKNPVMLSDERFGLVEIRAFGTYSFRIKDPGKFVVDVVGTDGNFTNYEVNEHLKSLIVTRFTDTVGEANLPIELYAANTNELSETCQEVMQPEFGRVGIELERFYIENVSMPEELKKEIFEYSRLDKLDMVKLSQFKAAKAMEAAAKNEGGTAGAGMGMGMGFVLAQQMGNMMSPQATQQPFGGQAQAASVPPPMPVQVQYFYAANGQQNGPVPFDKLKELFASRTINRDSLVWKQGMQNWTALKEVEELKSFLGGNTPPPLPN